In Elaeis guineensis isolate ETL-2024a chromosome 1, EG11, whole genome shotgun sequence, a genomic segment contains:
- the LOC105033891 gene encoding uncharacterized protein isoform X1 encodes MVPTSASHHPFSEALREKRKIPSLISSFLPSNRRSMEEIGSMVATFITIIGGGCETLVRYPGTGQYDKFFGEGIYECAGCATPLYKSTAKFNSGCGWPAFYDGLPRAINRSGVITSKVTSISFPTFSISLRSTTIFKGRPLGVNMQAFELMRVALPMIYGRFHRVHQKALCSKHNAVVVVLQCLSHRGNPLWKDPTHKQLRPPEIPNSVVTNCRSA; translated from the exons ATGGTCCCGACTTCGGCCTCACATCACCCTTTCTCTGAGGCTCTGAGGGAGAAGAGGAAGATCCCCTCCTTGATCTCCAGTTTCTTGCCCTCAAATCGAAGGTCTATGGAGGAGATTGGCTCCATGGTAGCTACGTTCATTACCATCATCGGTGGTGGCTGCGAAACACTGGTTCG ATACCCAGGCACTGGTCAATATGACAAATTCTTTGGTGAGGGCATATATGAATGCGCTGGTTGTGCGACCCCACTTTACAAATCCACTGCCAAGTTCAATTCTGGGTGTGGCTGGCCAGCTTTCTACGATGGTCTTCCCAGAGCCATAAATCGCTCG GGAGTAATCACCAGCAAAGTTACTTCCATCAGTTTTCCTACTTTCAGCATCAGTCTCAGAAGCACAACCATCTTCAAGGGGCGACCCCTGGGGGTGAACATGCAGGCATTTGAACTGATGAGGGTTGCTCTACCAATGATCTACGGCAGATTTCATAGAGTTCATCAAAAGGCACTTTGCTCGAAACATAATGCAGTGGTTGTTGTCCTTCAGTGTCTGTCTCACAGAGGGAATCCGTTGTGGAAGGATCCAACACATAAGCAACTGAGGCCTCCCGAGATTCCAAATTCAGTAGTCACCAATTGCAGATCCGCCTGA
- the LOC105033891 gene encoding peptide methionine sulfoxide reductase B5 isoform X2, which yields MVPTSASHHPFSEALREKRKIPSLISSFLPSNRRSMEEIGSMVATFITIIGGGCETLVRYPGTGQYDKFFGEGIYECAGCATPLYKSTAKFNSGCGWPAFYDGLPRAINRSPDPDGRRTEITCAACGGHLGHVFKGEGFNMPTDERHCVNSISLKFTTAC from the exons ATGGTCCCGACTTCGGCCTCACATCACCCTTTCTCTGAGGCTCTGAGGGAGAAGAGGAAGATCCCCTCCTTGATCTCCAGTTTCTTGCCCTCAAATCGAAGGTCTATGGAGGAGATTGGCTCCATGGTAGCTACGTTCATTACCATCATCGGTGGTGGCTGCGAAACACTGGTTCG ATACCCAGGCACTGGTCAATATGACAAATTCTTTGGTGAGGGCATATATGAATGCGCTGGTTGTGCGACCCCACTTTACAAATCCACTGCCAAGTTCAATTCTGGGTGTGGCTGGCCAGCTTTCTACGATGGTCTTCCCAGAGCCATAAATCGCTCG CCTGATCCTGATGGAAGGAGAACGGAAATAACTTGTGCAGCTTgtggtgggcatttgggtcatGTGTTTAAAGGGGAGGGCTTTAACATGCCAACTGATGAACGTCATTGTGTCAATAGCATTTCGCTCAAGTTCACTACTGCCTGCTAA
- the LOC105033891 gene encoding uncharacterized protein isoform X3, whose amino-acid sequence MVPTSASHHPFSEALREKRKIPSLISSFLPSNRRSMEEIGSMVATFITIIGGGCETLVRYPGTGQYDKFFGEGIYECAGCATPLYKSTAKFNSGCGWPAFYDGLPRAINRSGVIISKVTASEISISFPTFSISLGNTLRQ is encoded by the exons ATGGTCCCGACTTCGGCCTCACATCACCCTTTCTCTGAGGCTCTGAGGGAGAAGAGGAAGATCCCCTCCTTGATCTCCAGTTTCTTGCCCTCAAATCGAAGGTCTATGGAGGAGATTGGCTCCATGGTAGCTACGTTCATTACCATCATCGGTGGTGGCTGCGAAACACTGGTTCG ATACCCAGGCACTGGTCAATATGACAAATTCTTTGGTGAGGGCATATATGAATGCGCTGGTTGTGCGACCCCACTTTACAAATCCACTGCCAAGTTCAATTCTGGGTGTGGCTGGCCAGCTTTCTACGATGGTCTTCCCAGAGCCATAAATCGCTCG ggAGTAATCATCAGCAAAGTTACTGCCTCTGAAATCTCCATCAGTTTTCCTACTTTCAGCATCAGTCTCGGAAATACATTGCGCCAATAA